Within Lolium rigidum isolate FL_2022 chromosome 5, APGP_CSIRO_Lrig_0.1, whole genome shotgun sequence, the genomic segment AAAAAAGGTTTTATCCATAAAAATTATGCACTTGGAGTCCGGCTTAGATGGAGTGCGGGCTGATTTCAGGAATCTCAAGGGACCACTCACAAATATGCTGCACACAAATCATTTGGCCGCCACTTTTTGATCCGACGGTTAGACTCATCCAGGAAACTGACATCACACAAATGGCTAGGAGTACTAGATATTCTCTCCACTTCACACACTCATAGCAGGTACGCGTCTCACTAGTATAAAAAGGTCATCCGTCCCAGTTGGTAAGggcatttagtcccggttttgcAACTGAGACTAcggaatcgggactaaaggcctcccTTCAGTTTCAGTTGTGCTGCGAACCGAGACTAAAGTCTCTCCACGTGGGCGATGGGAGCGCGCCGGGACAGAGGCCTTTTAGTCTcggtttgtaacacaaaccgggactaaaggcctcccTTCAGTTTCAGTTGTGCTGCGAACCGAGACTAAAGTCTCTCCACGTTGGCGATGGGAGCGCGCCGGGACAGAGGCCTTTTAGTCTcggtttgtaacacaaaccgggactaaatgcaTCCATGTGTATTTTTTTATTCAAaactttttgtaatttttttccaCTTCCACTTTTTCTCTAGTTTTTCAGAATTTATAGTATTTGAGTTATTTGACCAATTTAGTCTCTAAGTGCACTTAATCTCTAGTTAAATTACTTACTCATGGTCAACCTTCCCGCCCAATCACCCATCCCCAAACTGCTCCAACAATAGCATGCTTAACTTCCCAGTTTCTTtcgtcccgcttccaagtgctttgcGTACATGttattgatattagtatcatatcaatcatattaacctgttggtcacgatgtcacatttctttactgtttaaattccaaataattcctttaataaacaaaagtaatgatgaaataataatctttaataaataaataacaccaaaaaaattattttttatttttcgtgtagatacattttcatatatcaAACTTTTTTCGAGCTTTATGCCAAAGATATTCCCATTTTACCAAAAAAATACAgtgtttttttgcaaaaaagggtcaaatttcatgtttgttatttttcataataactagatcacctaacctacctacatctaaaaggattttaaattttaaattttctatcattttcttttgtattttacaaagctaaaaatgGTGATCCACGCGGGGAGGAGGGGGTGTGGAGCCGAACAACCCCAGAAAACCTGTAGTACGGGTTAGTGTTACAAACTAGGGCTAAAGGGtaatcccggtttgtaacactaaCCCAGACTAAAGGTTTTCGCACCAGAGGAAGCTCTCGCTGCAACCCCTTTAGTCCGTTCGGTGTCTTCAACCGGAAATAAAACCGTGCGGGCATCCTAGCCGTTCGAACCGGGACTAGTGCTCATATTAGTCCCGGATCCAAAcagaaccgggactaatgctGCGTGCAGCTCCGAATGAAAGgcttgttttctactagtgtcttgTTGCATGCAATGAAATTGATGTGACGGGACTGTACAAACATATTAATCTCCATCAAAAGGAATATATACCGGAAATACTTGGCCATAAAACCGTACCATGTGACTTCTATACATTTGAAAATGAGAAATCCATACATATACAAAATGGCAAGGTAGAACTTGACCTCTCATTTTTTGGCACCGTACTGAAAATGAACCTTCATGTGAAAAGAAGAAAAGGTTACGACATTGCAGGTAGACACTAATGGTAGTCTACGAGTTACTTGTGATGAAAATGGTAATCTCTATGTTCAAAATAAGTGTCGCaaattttatctagatatagatgtatctacaactaaaataggTCTAGATACACTTGAATCTAGACAAAACAATATGCCGCTAATTTAGATCGCACATAGTATGTTGTAATTTTCGCACTTACTACATACCTTGATTATAGTATAGGGAAATTTGTAAGGTCATGTCATCTACACTCTACATGAGATATTTTCCTGTATTTTTCGAGACCTAAAAAGATACGAAATTATGCAACTAAAACTTTTTTTTTGGTATCTTCATGCACCACCACGGTCATTCATCAGCCACGAATCATTGTCATCAATTATTTATCATTGTCACAGTACGTAGAAATGATATGAACTGGAATTGGAAGTGCCAAGACTTTCCTGCAACGATAACAATTGGAATTGAAAGGTGGCGTACCTGATTTTTctgcaagtaaaaaaaaaaaggattatGTGCACACAAaagaatttgaatttgaacacTCCGTACTAGCTTTCATGCGCCAATCGCCAATTTTCTCTCCGAACACCACAGTGGTCATTAATCAGTTTATTCTGGTTTTTGGATTGCTAAATCAGTTTATTCGTGGCCCTTAATTTTCATATTCACGGGAGTATAAGTGAAAGGGTCAACCAAAATATACAACGATGAAGTTTGCATGTATACACACTCCAGTAAAACTGTGATGCATAATCCATTTGGAATGCGTAGagtccatgtcatgcatgcatgcatgaagtTTGCATGTCATGCTACCGTTCCATCCATCGTGTCGTTCGGAGGACTGCGCACATCGTGGCCATGATCGCCTCTGCTCTGCATGTTCGGCTCTTGGCACTGGCCGCAGAGGTGAAAATATTCTCGTTAAAAATACTTACAACATGGTTACGCGCGCCTAGACTGCCCTCTGTGGGCAAAGCCCGGTCTCCCTAGGGTAGCAAGCAAGGTAGGCAGCAATCGTGACGCGAATCGCCAAAGAGATGAAACACACGAGGCCACGAGGGGAACCCCGCTGGCCCCATCCCACGCAGCAGACACGCCAGCGCTCAGCGCTGGTCCGATGGTTCGGTCCGGCCGCATCCACGCGAAATTCCACCACCATCGATCGGGACCGCGTGTGCATGGCATGCACGGCAGGGCCGCTAGCTCCATCGGTCAGGTACGACCGACCGGGGAAGGTGGCCGGCCGCTCTGAGGACCGAAGAAACGGCAGAACCAGAAGAGCTGCGAAAAGCTGGCTCTCGGTCGCTAGCCAGCCGCGCTTTTGGCAACCTTCCAATTGCTGCCCTGCCCGGCTTGGCTGCTTCCGTTGAGCCACTGCTCATCCAGCCGTCCGTCCGAAGCTTTTCGACTGTACACAGTTAATGACGGAGACCAATGCTACGTGCCGTTTCGCTGGCTATCTACACCTACGCACGCTACCTCTCCAACGGAAAGAAAAGTTTCCGACGAACGCAGCGTGCTCGCGGTGCTGAGTACGCCCGCCACGCATTTCTAGGAGCTACGGACAATCAAGTTTAACTTGCGCCAGGTGTCGCCATCCGGAGTACTTCAATTTTTCTGTGCTACTAATGCTTGTTACGCGTGTTTTCTTGACCACGGTTAATTACAAACCCACAAAGGGCGCAGAAGCTGCCAAAGTTTGGAGCGTCGGGCTTACAGTTTACACCGAGAacctccaaagaaaataaaatacaaCGCGGTTCTTAACTTTTACAGAAAGAACCTTCTCCGCCATCGATGAAGGGGAGCTTGACACTTCGGGCACCACCACCGCCCTCCTCGCCCATCACCATCATGGCCTAGCGAACTACCAACGGTAGCCGTGCACCCATGTTGGCTAGATTTGGGTTCACACCACACACGGCTTATTGACAGGAATCCCGCTATATTCGCCTCCAGATCTCGGCCTCATGAACCTCGGAGATTCGTCAGAGAACGCCTCTGCTAGCCATCAGGAGGGGAAACCCGCCATGGCATGATGCTTAGGGTCCATATTGTAATACCATATACAGGAGGCCACCCTCCTCTCCTCGACCCCCTTCGTCCAGCGAGGCCGCCAAAGAAGAGGGGGAAGAGCCTAGGGTCAGAGAGAGACTCTCGGGAGAGGGGAGGGAACGAGCTACGAAAGCACATAGAGAGAGTAGCCATAGGACTCCCGTTATAGTTGCACGAGTACATTGCCACTATGGATGGCAACGGTTATCCCGTGACCGACATATGAAAGGAAGTAAATCCATTGATTTCAATTGCATTTGGGAATTGCATCTTGAGATTTAGAAGATCCATTTCTAAAATGCCCAAAAGCATCGCCTCctatttagatttttttttatccTATATTTGTAAACAAAATTACTACCTCTTTAGCAGTTATGACTAATTCAATTATTAACCCCTCAATTCCATATGAACCATCCTTGCCACCTCCTCGCTCTAGTTCATCACACCAATGTTTCTCATACATGCTATTTTGATAGCTATCAATTTTCAAGCTTCAAACTAGAATGCGATGTTCTCGCGGTATTCATTTTGCCTGACATCACTACGCTATATGCACAATTTAATTCACATTATATTTGGATCACATTATATTTGGATATGTCGTTCACTTCAGCTCAACGATGCAACGCTGGATTCACTATTTAATTCACACTACATATGGATATGTCGTTCATTTCGGCCCAACAACGCCACGCTAGAGCCACAATTTAATTCACGCTACATTTGGATATGACGTTCACCCCGCACTGGACCGGTCATTCAAGATGTGTGGGTTGCGGCCCAACCAAATTCAAACGCGGCTAATAGGCGGGTTACCACGCTCAAACGATATATAGAAGCACTTCGAATATGGCGCCAAACTTTTCTTCCTAGGCCAATGCAAGAATCAAACACCAAGGTGGTCATTTCCTTTCTAGACCATATTGAGGAATCCAATCTTTGCTCCCACGAACTTAGCCTTGTATAGGTCGTCATCATTGCTACACAACGTGCTATGCACGAAAGGGCCGCACACTGGAAACAACGGGGGGAATAAGAGCACGACGACGGGAGTCCTGCTATGTACATTTGAATTTGAATCGAATAAATTCAGGTGGGGATTTCCTCCTCTGCGTGGGACATTAAATAAACAATTGGATATGTTGTCATCCGGTTACGAGAGAGTAAGGGGCGTTATATGTGAATTTTCTCGCTACTTCTTACACACTTACACATGCTTAAAAACTGTGTGAAATGGAGAACTAACATTGGTCGTTAGAGTACTTGTTACATCCCTTTCTACGTAAATTATAGATTTTGTATGTTTATGTCATCTTTGTAATTCAACTTCTTTGCCCCATATATAATGTGTAGATGAACAAACAAAATAATCCTATAGGTACTTTGAAGATCCACTTGTAAGATGCACAAACTCATGTAGTAATAAGTTCATAGCGAAGCAAACTAGTAAACCCCCCAAAGTTGCAATTAAACCCTCATAAAAGCTTTTCATTTCCTTCACATCCGTGCCACTGATCTCCTGTGTCCACTGCTGCTATTTAACACTTCGCGCaacacctctctttctctctctctgtcCATTTTTTTACCCAGTTTCTGCACCCACCGGAGAACAAGAATTCGATCCCATTCCAATTCCACCCACTTGCGCGGCGAATTTCACCGCCGATTCGGCGGACAGCGATGGCCTCTTTCGCCGACGAGGGCTTACTGCCGCTGACGCCGATCAAGACGGCGCCATTAGCACCCCCTTCGCCGTCCGCCGCTGACGCCGCTTCGGCCGCTCCGTCCCTGCAGGCGACATCGACGACGACCACCCTAGAGCCGGCAGCAGAGGAGAAGATGACGAAGCCGGCGTTGGAGGATCagaaggagccggcgacgcccacgTCGGAGGAGAGCAGGCTCCGGACGCCGGAGGTGTGCCCTCCGGCGCCGGTGCCTCGTCTGCCGTCCGTGAAGCGGAAGTCGCGGCCtacttctacgacgacgacgacagcccgggCGTACATCGTCGTCCCGCGAGACCTCTCCGCCGTGTTCCGGACCATGCCGCCAGAGAAGCGGATCCGGGCGTCCTGATTCTGCTGTTGCTgcgatctgccagactgccaccAGCCGGCCGGCCTCTCGATCGGTTCGGTCGATTAATTTCTTGTATAATTCTTCTAGTTCCGGGTTCGTCTGTTGTAGGCCTAGTTTAGGACGCACCGAAGTTTATGCTTTGCGAAGGTCGATCTGTTCGATCATGTGGTGTTCCAACAAAGGAAAACTTAAAGCAACAGTGCTGCAGGCTGTGCGCTTCAGGCTGGCTACCATGCCAGCCAGAGTGCCATGTCCATGTGTGTGCAGATTCCCAGCTCTACCATCATGCTGAAATGTACTCAGTTCATTTCCTACTAGCTCCAGCTGCCGGCTGCCGCACGTTGACTGACGCGTAGCCGAGCTCATGCCGCAGCTGCTGGCCACCAACAGCTGAACGCCGCACCTGACCTGAGCAATCAAAAAGGTGAGGAGCAACTGATATGAATCGCGTTCAGTGTTGCAAGAGTGATAATTTTCATCATGTCCGTCCATCAGACAAACGTGGAGGAACTGACCGAGAAATCGGACAGAGGAAGAGAGGCAATTCGACGCCAATCGATGATCGCTGCAGTGGGAAGAAGAGCCGAAGGATCTGCTGCCGATGGGCAAGCGAAAGGAACAGCAGCATGCATGAATGCTTTCGCAGCCTTGCAGTTGCAGAGTTGCAGCCACGGCCAGGCTGCAGATGTGAACTTCGCAGCACAGGCCTGACCGATCGATCTCCTCCCCGCAGCACTGCGCAACCACTGTGCGCACGTCGGGAGCAGCGGCCTGCATCTGCATGCATGCATTCAGGTTTCAGCAGTGCCAGGGGAATGAGGCGGAGAGATGGCTGCAAACAACGCCTTTTGTTCCCGGTGGTCGTCCGCCTGTTGGCTCCCCTTCCGATGCATGGATCCATCGTCCACGACGACGTCCCAATCCTCTGACCGCCGGCAGGCCAGGACAGCCGATCGACTGCCGGCGGGGCCGGCGCACACGCATCGGCCGGTTGAGTAGGCCAATAATTCCGCACCGTTCGTACGCGCGCGCACGTTGGCTCGATTGATCGTCGACACCATGGGTCGTACAATGTATGATAGATGGATCATTTGGGGGGATCACCGGCTATAGCAGTACCAGTATCTCTAGATCATCCTAGCTAGCTAGATGAATTATGTGTGAATGATGTATTGCGTGGAATGGGCTCCCGGCAAAATTAAAGCACAGCCTCCCATATATGGGGGTATAATTTTCGCACCAGTTTCCGATCCATTTTAGAGAATTCATATCCACTTTATGGAATCATAACGATCTGAAACACCAGATACAATATTGTATCAACGTTTTTTTTCTAGCTTAGGATTTCATACCGGGCGGGACCGGAATTTTCGGTTACCGCGAAATACCAACGGAGCAACAGTAGGACGGGAAAGTCCTTATTTTGATTTCAGAATGTAGCCGCCGCCTTATCATGCAAAAAAAAAGACAATGAAAAACAAATTAAACAAAAAAGGGAACCCTCCCGCCGACGAGAGCTGACGAGAGGTCGTGGTCCACCGCATCTCCAAGGCCCTAAGACCACCAGCGACGGAGCATATGGCAGCGTTGCCGCTGAGAGGGACGGAAAACCACGATTGTTTTTAGATTGGCCGCCGCCTCCCGATCGCCTCATGTACTATCACGTACCGGTTCAATGTAACTTATTTTTAGAACAAAAAGAAAGTCTTCTTTCATTAATTTCGTGTTTCAAGGGAGAGCAACGAAGCAAGACGTGGTTCGGACGGAATGCTCCGTCCCTAGATTATGGCCGGCATGTTTAGCTTTTGTAGCCGTGGACCGATTCGGATGTACTCCTTCCATTTATACATAGATGTTTTAGATTTGTCTAGATTTGAATGTATTTATATACTACTACCTCCGGTCCAAATTAATCGACGCAAAAGAGTACCAGCGGTGCGTACTTGATGGTTGACCATGCGTCAATttaatccgaccggagggagtacaaaattgtgtCTACATGTATTCAAATTTTGACAAGTATAAGACATTTATTTATGGATAGAAGTAGTACCCGCTATGATTTATATATGAAGGCCATATGTTGtgctcaaagaaaaaaaaaagtggtgTTTCAGCGAAGGAAATCTGAAAGCAATAGTGCTGCTATGAAAAAAGCGATTGACCATCATGCATGCCAGAGTTGCAGGTCAATGTCAGCGGCAGTGCAGCGGCACACTGACTGACGCCTAACCGAACTAATGCCGCACGTAGCACCTGATCAGCAGCTAGCAACTGACCGCGGCAGCTGAGCAAGCAAGCAAAAGGGCAGAGGAGTAACTCATACGAACCGCTCAGACAAACGAGAAGGAACTGACCGAGAAATCAGAAAGAGGGATCGGCAGTTCCACGCAAACAGATGGTCGCTGTTGTGGGAAGAAGGAAGGAGAAGCGAAGGATCTGCTGCTAGACAAGCGAAAGGAATTTGCAGCATGCATGAATGCAGTTGCAGAATTTGCAGGCTGCAGACGTTAGTCACCGGATGGATTTCGCAGCACATGCCCGATCTCCCGATCTCCTCCCCGGCCGGCCGCAGCACTGCGCGGCCACTGTGCGTACGCGGAGAACACGCAGCGGCCTGCATGCATGCATTCAGGTTTCAGCAGGTGCGGACGAGCAGCGCAGTGCCGGGGGGAAAGGGCGAGAGAGATGGCTGCAAACAAGGCCTTTTACTCCGGGTGGCCCTCCGCTTGTCGCCTCCATGGATCAATCATCGACGACGACGCCCCGATCCTCTCTGACCGCCGGGCCGGCCGGACAGTAGATCGACTGCCGGCGGGGCCGGCGCACACGCATCGGCCGGTTGAGGAGGTCAATAATTCCGCGCCGTTCGTACGCACGCGCACGTTGGATCGATTGATCGTCCAATGCATGTGTCGTACCATGTACAGTATGATCGATGGATCATTTGAGGGGATCACCGGCTATGGCAGTAGCAGCAGTATCTTGATCATCCTAGCTAGCTGAATTATCTGTGATGCTGCGTGGCATGGGCTCCCGGCAAATTAAAGCCTATCCTTCTAGCACCATCAGCATACCGTGAGAATGCAAGTCGTGTACATGTACTGTCCATGACGGTGGGTTTCGCTAAGGTAAATGTTGACGCAGCCCTATCGAAGAACTCCTCGACTGGGGCGATCGCGGCAGTGGTTCGAGGATCAGATGGACTGTTCCTTGGCGCCTCTTCGGTGGTGATCATAGGAGTGACGTATCCGGAGATGTTGGAAGCCATGGCATGTCGTGAAGGAATGGCTCTGGCAACAGACATTTCGCTTCAGAGGTTTATACTGGCTTCTGATTGTAGCAACGCCATTAGCAGTATCAGAGGAGAGGGAATGGGATCATATGGGCATATCGTCCAGGAGATTAAGGCGCGCGTCATGGAGTTTCAGACGGTGCAGTTCGTCCATGAGGGAAGAAAGTTAAATGttgatgctcatgttttagctcgCAGTTCGATTTATCTAGAGTTAGGTAGACATGTTTGGTTCATTGATCCACCCCAGGGAGTTTGTAAGTAGCAGGCTATCATTTAAATAAATGGGTGgtgaattctcaaaaaaaaaaaaatcagcatacCGTGAGAATGCAAGTCGTGTACATGTACTGTCCATGACTGTGGGTATCCTTGCTAGAGCATCTCTAGTTGCATCCTCCGAACGACATCCCGATAAACCGACAGCTCAATCGTTTGGGACGCTACAACGTGGCGCCGTGTTTAGGGCGCCCGTTCCTAGCCTTGTCCTTCTAACGTGACCCTCAAGCAAAAATCAGGTGTTAAAGTTGTGTCTGGCGTTTCGATAGAGCCCTATGTATACAGACGGAGTGGGCACGTTGAACAACATTTGATGCACGCCCGGACTAGAGTGACCTTTGGGACGCGCTGCAGCGAAGTTAGGTATTTGGCGCGTCCTAAATCTTTTGAGGGAGgcaactgaagatgctcttagttttCTTGTTGTTGCCGAGCTAGAGATATGCAGCATGAGACGACGGCAAAAAGAAGGTTTTTTTTTGCTGTGGCTGTGGACATGACACGTGTGTCCATGCGACCACGCGTGTCCACGCTAGGTTGCGCCGGCCCCGCATGTACGCGACCAGAAAGGCGATGCGGGTCCATGTGTTCTTCTTAAATGAAGACACGTCGTCATCCCCGAGCCCACACCATTCCCCGGTCCCCATTCTCTCCCACCGATAGAAACCCTAGCAGCGCCCTAGCTCGAGGCCACGTCGAAGGGCGGCAGGTGGTTTCGTCCCGGGCACGACAACCACGGGGCCTACGGGTCTCGCTTTAGCGGCGACGATGGCAATGGGGGCCGCTAGTTCTTCTGCGCAGCGCATAAGCCATGTACTGCGCTCGGAGTGGCGCGTCTACATGGAGGTTGACCCTCCCACCAGTTCGCAGAGGCCGGCGTGCCTCTGCCCTGGCCCAACACGTCCACCTGCCACACAGGTGGAACCTCAACCGGGGCAAGGGTACTGGTGCCCACCATCCCAATGCGCAGC encodes:
- the LOC124652285 gene encoding proteoglycan 4-like → MASFADEGLLPLTPIKTAPLAPPSPSAADAASAAPSLQATSTTTTLEPAAEEKMTKPALEDQKEPATPTSEESRLRTPEVCPPAPVPRLPSVKRKSRPTSTTTTTARAYIVVPRDLSAVFRTMPPEKRIRAS